In Helianthus annuus cultivar XRQ/B chromosome 8, HanXRQr2.0-SUNRISE, whole genome shotgun sequence, a single genomic region encodes these proteins:
- the LOC110871767 gene encoding calmodulin-binding transcription activator 4 isoform X3, with amino-acid sequence MRFFRKDGHTWRRKKDGRTVGEAHERLKVGNVEALNCYYAHGEVNPNFQRRSYWMLDSEMDHIVLVHYRDITVSGHSPGSISTFSPGSSALVQGSNSYASQFTQSSGAYSQFREPYDNTSSPSSIEFSSDVITRSNGTSPLSCTQGIEEISGSPNFEIDQALRRIKEQLSLGEENLKDISAFYSENEMSNDSAFSVDEQDYGGMRSSSNNYASEQYPGGYVSSNQSQQQSDGEFCNTSQQTSLGNDVLKYNGNAVGDVSQKNYVYPSDRNGVLLSQLRRDPVELQENYNSGYTGANNFSSVLLHDEIEDFKFPSYTLARNLSESYPDIYSTMFDQGQSGMPLEPDSSFTITQEQKFTIREIAPEWGYSSEPTKVLIIGTSTPDLTKRQWYCMFGETEVPAEVIQDGVLCCYAPTCLPGKVALCITSGNRESCSEIREFEYRAKPDNDTNNNPTEKKSRNSEELLLLVRFVQMLLSGQSQTSQNDDSWSQVIETLLDGSLESANATDWLLEELLKDKLQIWLSSRLQNKKGVAALSKREQGIIHMVSGLGFAWALSPILKSGVGVNFRDINGWTALHWAARFGREKMVAELLASGAFAGAVTDPSQLDPTGQTPASIAAACGHKGLAGYLSEISLTSHPSVLPQQTELSRRSAVPEAVNSISKPNLVTNEDLSLKDTLAAVRNATQAAARIQLAFRAHSFRKRQLTQSYVSGDEYGIPSSDIKGLSAASKMTFRNGNYHNAALSIQKKYRGWKGRKDFLALRQKVVKIQAHVRGHQVRKSFKVFCWAVGVVEKVVLRWRRKGVGLRGFKQELGAIGEREDEDFLKVIRKEKVDVSIDEAVSRVLSMVDSQTARQQYRRMLQKYQQAKAEREGMENEAGSTSQGDVMNM; translated from the exons ATTGTACTTGTTCATTATAGAGATATAACCGTG AGTGGGCATAGTCCTGGATCCATTTCAACATTCTCTCCAGGATCTTCTGCTCTTGTTCAGGGTTCAAACTCTTACGCTTCTCAGTTCACTCAATCTTCTGGTGCTTATAGTCAGTTTCGTGAACCTTACGACAACACCTCTAGTCCCAGTTCAATAGAATTTAGTTCAGATGTGATTACTAGATCCAACGGGACAAGTCCTTTGAGTTGTACACAAGGAATTGAGGAAATTAGCGGTTCACCGAACTTTGAAATTGATCAAGCGTTGAGAAGAATAAAAGAACAGTTGAGTTTGGGCGAGGAAAACTTGAAAGATATCAGTGCGTTTTATAGTGAGAATGAGATGTCAAATGATTCAGCCTTTTCAGTTGATGAACAAGATTACGGAGGGATGCGAAGTAGTTCAAACAATTATGCATCTGAACAATATCCAG GTGGGTATGTGAGTTCAAATCAGAGCCAGCAACAATCGGACGGTGAATTTTGTAATACAAGTCAACAAACTTCACTTGGGAATGACGTGTTAAAATATAACGGGAATGCAGTCGGAGATGTCTCTCAGAAGAATTACGTGTACCCTTCAGACAGAAAT GGAGTACTGTTATCTCAACTAAGAAGAGATCCAGTGGAACTGCAGGAGAATTACAATTCTGGATATACTGGTGCAAATAATTTCT CATCTGTACTGCTACATGATGAAATTGAAGATTTTAAATTTCCGTCATATACCCTTGCAAGAAATTTGTCTGAAAGCTACCCAGACATTTACTCAACAATGTTTGACCAAGGTCAAAGCGGAATGCCTCTTGAACCAGATTCAAGTTTTACCATCACACAAGAGCAGAAATTTACCATTCGTGAGATTGCCCCGGAATGGGGATATTCATCTGAGCCAACAAAG GTACTCATTATTGGAACTTCTACTCCTGATCTCACCAAACGACAATGGTACTGTATGTTTGGTGAAACCGAGGTTCCTGCTGAGGTTATTCAAGACGGCGTCCTATGTTGTTACGCTCCCACTTGCTTACCTGGCAAAGTTGCTCTTTGTATTACATCTGGCAACCGTGAATCTTGTAGTGAAATCAGAGAATTTGAATACCGTGCTAAACCAGATAACGACACAAATAATAACCCAACCGAGAAAAAATCTAGAAACTCAGAGGAACTATTATTACTTGTGAGATTTGTGCAAATGTTGTTATCTGGTCAAAGTCAAACTAGTCAAAATGATGACTCATGGTCTCAAGTTATTGAGACGCTTTTAGATGGAAGTTTGGAATCGGCTAATGCAACTGATTGGCTTCTAGAAGAACTTTTGAAAGATAAGTTGCAAATCTGGCTTTCTTCTAGACTACAAAACAAGAAAGGTGTTGCAGCTTTGTCTAAAAGAGAACAAGGGATAATACACATGGTTTCTGGGTTGGGCTTTGCATGGGCCTTGAGCCCGATTCTTAAATCTGGAGTTGGTGTAAACTTTCGTGACATTAATGGTTGGACTGCCCTTCACTGGGCTGCTCGATTTGGAAG GGAAAAGATGGTAGCTGAACTCTTAGCTTCTGGTGCATTTGCTGGAGCAGTTACAGACCCAAGTCAACTCGACCCAACTGGTCAAACCCCGGCTTCCATAGCTGCGGCATGTGGACACAAAGGACTTGCAGGTTATCTCTCAGAGATCTCACTAACTAGCCATCCATCTGTCCTGCCACAACAAACCGAACTTTCTAGAAGATCTGCTGTTCCGGAAGCAGTAAATAGTATCTCAAAACCAAATCTTGTTACAAATGAGGACCTTTCTCTTAAGGACACCTTAGCTGCTGTTAGGAATGCAACTCAGGCTGCTGCGCGTATACAGTTGGCTTTTAGGGCTCATTCTTTTAGGAAGAGACAGCTAACACAATCATATGTTAGTGGAGATGAATATGGTATACCTTCAAGTGATATCAAAGGACTTTCAGCAGCTTCAAAGATGACTTTTAGAAATGGAAATTATCACAATGCTGCTTTGTCTATTCAGAAGAAATATCGAGGGTGGAAAGGTCGTAAGGACTTCCTTGCACTTCGTCAGAAAGTAGTTAAAATACAg GCTCATGTAAGAGGTCATCAGGTAAGGAAAAGCTTTAAGGTATTCTGTTGGGCGGTTGGTGTAGTTGAAAAGGTTGTGCTGAGGTGGCGCCGTAAGGGCGTAGGCTTGCGGGGATTCAAACAAGAATTAGGAGCCATTGGTGAACGTGAAGATGAAGATTTTCTTAAAGTGATCAGGAAGGAAAAGGTGGATGTTTCTATTGACGAAGCTGTTTCACGGGTGCTCTCTATGGTGGACTCTCAAACGGCCCGCCAGCAGTACCGCCGTATGCTTCAAAAATACCAACAAGCAAAG GCGGAACGTGAAGGTATGGAGAATGAAGCAGGCTCAACTTCTCAAGGTGATGTAATGAATATGTAG